The proteins below come from a single Synechococcus sp. WH 8101 genomic window:
- a CDS encoding glycosyltransferase — MIAHPTINSIRVLVPGTGTRFRCGGLNVALQTARLLGRLRPTQVVTYRAREREHPWLEDLLAQETTPGAALWVVSWGFDVPGLLAKLRGRPVVYQAHSSGYGFDLPPGVPVVAVSRNTLGYWGDRAPRNPLFLVPNALEPQWLARGARPGAVDHGSARRPIDVLVQQRKSSPYVLERLVPALRGQGLTVEVQSGWVEDLVELFNSASVYLYDSAEYWRGRGVSEGFGLPPLEALACGCVLFSSFNHALADTLTPGVTAHQIGQGSLQNDLSRIAAAVATPEPWRPQPSVLESLLIEVSEERWLDHWERTLEQLEQLQAQNALGLDPAAALRSPSTRRLRWEQRLDRLRGKVADRLPGWPNRRKP, encoded by the coding sequence TTGATCGCCCACCCCACGATCAACTCCATCCGGGTTCTGGTGCCTGGCACCGGAACCCGCTTCCGTTGTGGGGGCCTGAATGTGGCCCTCCAGACCGCCCGTCTGCTCGGCCGGCTCCGGCCCACCCAGGTGGTGACCTATCGGGCCCGGGAGAGGGAGCACCCTTGGTTGGAGGATTTACTGGCCCAGGAGACGACGCCTGGCGCTGCCCTCTGGGTGGTGAGCTGGGGCTTTGATGTGCCCGGGTTGCTGGCAAAGCTCCGGGGTCGGCCGGTGGTCTATCAGGCCCACAGCAGCGGCTATGGCTTTGACCTGCCGCCGGGTGTGCCGGTGGTCGCCGTCAGTCGCAACACCCTGGGGTATTGGGGTGATCGGGCGCCGCGCAATCCCCTGTTTCTGGTGCCCAATGCCCTGGAGCCCCAGTGGTTGGCGCGGGGTGCCCGCCCTGGCGCGGTCGATCACGGCTCGGCTCGGCGTCCGATCGATGTGCTGGTGCAGCAGCGCAAGAGCAGCCCTTATGTGCTGGAGCGCCTGGTGCCGGCCCTGCGGGGGCAAGGGCTCACGGTGGAGGTGCAGAGCGGTTGGGTGGAGGATCTGGTGGAGCTGTTCAACAGCGCCAGCGTGTACCTCTACGACTCGGCCGAGTATTGGCGCGGCCGGGGCGTCAGCGAAGGGTTTGGATTGCCGCCGCTGGAGGCGCTCGCCTGTGGTTGTGTGCTGTTCAGCAGCTTCAACCATGCTCTCGCCGACACCCTGACCCCCGGAGTCACCGCCCATCAGATTGGCCAGGGGTCCCTGCAAAACGACCTGAGCCGGATTGCGGCGGCGGTGGCGACTCCGGAGCCCTGGCGTCCGCAACCCTCCGTGCTGGAGTCCCTGCTGATCGAGGTGTCGGAAGAACGCTGGCTGGACCATTGGGAGCGCACCCTGGAGCAGCTCGAACAGCTGCAGGCGCAGAACGCCCTGGGGCTCGATCCGGCCGCGGCGCTTCGCTCGCCCTCGACGCGCCGTCTGCGTTGGGAGCAGCGCCTGGATCGCCTGCGCGGCAAGGTGGCCGATCGGTTGCCTGGCTGGCCGAACCGGAGAAAACCCTGA
- a CDS encoding glycosyltransferase translates to MDVVAEMDDHDRDDLWLVLPHLGPGGAQKVAVLAAEHFLAKGWRVRIITLLAEPPLAHTLPETLPWSDLSPAVEAGWRRNRLIRRGHRWLAKLVMGPLLGLLEPVQPHSSGWRSRLLRWCLAGISGPPALVLAEHLQQHRPRRVLALLSRTSMLCCSALWMQPCRLVVSERNDLRRQRLPFPWPRFRRLLYRRADVLTANTAGVLESLAPLFAERQLALLPNPLPMPRLASQPVGAGERQGLVCVARLVHQKGLDVLIEALASGEGALMTWPLTLVGDGPERPALERQVRDRRLAERVRFMGFRSDPQTFLQEAAVFVLPSRFEGMPNALLEAMAAGLAVVVTDASPGPLEVVDDGVTGLVVPSEAPQALAAALGRLAADAPLRARLGAAAQTRLREMDWSVVGPIWDQLVGGP, encoded by the coding sequence ATGGACGTGGTGGCTGAGATGGACGATCACGATCGGGACGATCTCTGGTTGGTGCTGCCCCATCTCGGTCCCGGCGGGGCGCAGAAGGTGGCTGTGCTGGCGGCGGAGCACTTTCTCGCCAAGGGCTGGCGGGTGCGGATCATCACGCTTCTGGCGGAGCCGCCTCTGGCCCACACCCTGCCGGAGACTTTGCCCTGGAGCGATCTCAGCCCTGCGGTGGAGGCGGGCTGGCGCCGGAACCGCTTGATTCGCCGCGGTCATCGTTGGCTCGCCAAGCTGGTGATGGGGCCGCTGCTCGGGTTGTTGGAGCCGGTGCAGCCCCACAGCTCCGGCTGGCGTTCCCGGCTGCTGCGCTGGTGTTTGGCGGGGATCAGTGGCCCGCCCGCCCTGGTGCTCGCTGAGCACTTGCAGCAGCACCGTCCACGGCGGGTTCTCGCCCTGCTCAGCCGCACCAGCATGCTCTGTTGCAGTGCTCTCTGGATGCAGCCCTGCCGTCTGGTGGTGTCGGAGCGTAACGACCTCCGCCGCCAACGCCTGCCATTCCCCTGGCCCCGTTTCCGGCGCTTGCTCTATCGCCGTGCCGATGTGCTCACCGCCAACACGGCCGGTGTGCTGGAAAGCCTGGCTCCCCTGTTCGCCGAGCGACAGCTGGCCCTGCTCCCTAATCCGCTCCCCATGCCTCGCCTCGCCTCTCAGCCGGTTGGGGCGGGTGAGCGACAGGGTCTGGTGTGCGTGGCCCGCCTGGTGCATCAGAAAGGACTGGATGTGTTGATCGAGGCCCTGGCCTCAGGGGAAGGGGCTTTGATGACCTGGCCGCTGACGCTGGTGGGGGATGGCCCGGAGCGACCGGCGCTGGAGCGGCAGGTGCGCGATCGAAGGCTGGCGGAGCGGGTGCGTTTCATGGGATTTCGATCCGATCCGCAGACGTTCCTGCAGGAGGCTGCCGTTTTCGTGCTGCCCTCGCGCTTCGAGGGCATGCCCAACGCTCTGTTGGAAGCGATGGCGGCTGGATTGGCGGTGGTGGTGACCGATGCCTCCCCAGGTCCGTTGGAAGTGGTGGACGATGGCGTCACCGGGCTGGTGGTGCCGAGCGAAGCGCCCCAGGCTCTTGCTGCAGCGCTCGGGCGGCTGGCGGCGGATGCTCCCCTTCGCGCCAGGCTTGGGGCGGCGGCACAGACCCGGCTGCGTGAGATGGACTGGTCGGTGGTGGGGCCGATCTGGGATCAGCTGGTGGGGGGACCATGA
- a CDS encoding ABC transporter ATP-binding protein produces the protein MPLQSQTWSNLSQLLRALPQRRVRLLVLVLIASLFQGLLDVFLVALLARLVGLLAGARLEDYLPGIRVFGGGFLDQSGWLVALLIASFWFASGIRFSVSLMQSLLSAEVWNDLVNMVYANLMRQNYEFFIRNRTANLSEKFNRILNSVSTGVISPLILIAGNVVSVSALLIGVIVVLGFKALLVFLLMLAAYVLASRIITPYLRLSTKQRIRYGRRINLLLMESLRSMREVQLYSAENYFVSRFAHDGVIAKRYDRIGRLLPDVPRLVIEPAGITILFLVGIGPALFSGDAGAIRDAVPALSALLVALLRISGPLQSMFRSVNRLRGGLPEIVDALELLRLQPERYLLSSPGVPTPEGVMPRRFIQLKDVSFRYTADGKEVIRDVNLTVPIGARIALVGRTGSGKTTLAHLLLGLFQPTKGALCLDGVEVAAQELPAWQANCAFVPQNIRLVDGSIRDNVAFGCDPDTIDDDRVWSALEAAQFDEYVAGMTYGLYTMIGENGIKLSGGQRQRLSLARAFFRGAKVLVLDEATSALDNKTEHDVMQALDIVGRRCTTIVIAHRLSTVKKCDLIHEMAQGRVIASGDFEQLQERSSSFRAMALIENG, from the coding sequence ATGCCCCTGCAAAGCCAGACCTGGAGCAATCTCAGTCAGCTGCTGCGTGCTCTGCCGCAGCGCCGGGTTCGCCTTCTGGTGCTGGTGTTGATCGCGTCCCTGTTTCAAGGGTTGCTTGATGTGTTTCTAGTGGCCTTGTTGGCCCGCCTCGTGGGGCTGCTGGCTGGAGCGCGACTCGAGGACTATCTGCCCGGCATCCGGGTGTTCGGTGGTGGTTTTCTCGATCAATCGGGCTGGCTGGTGGCCCTGCTGATTGCATCCTTCTGGTTCGCTTCCGGGATTCGTTTCAGCGTGTCTCTGATGCAGAGTCTGCTGAGCGCTGAGGTATGGAACGACCTGGTGAATATGGTGTATGCCAATTTGATGCGCCAGAATTATGAGTTTTTTATCCGCAACCGAACCGCAAACCTGTCAGAAAAGTTTAATCGTATTCTCAACAGTGTGTCGACTGGGGTGATTAGCCCATTGATTCTGATTGCCGGCAATGTGGTGTCGGTGTCGGCGCTGCTGATCGGTGTGATTGTGGTTCTCGGGTTCAAGGCCCTGTTGGTGTTTCTGTTGATGTTGGCGGCCTATGTGCTCGCCTCGCGCATCATCACTCCCTATCTGCGTTTGTCGACGAAGCAGCGGATTCGGTATGGCCGAAGAATTAATCTCTTGTTGATGGAATCGTTGCGCTCCATGCGTGAAGTTCAGCTTTACTCTGCTGAAAACTATTTTGTTTCCCGGTTTGCCCATGATGGCGTCATCGCCAAGCGTTACGACCGCATCGGTCGTCTGCTTCCCGATGTGCCCCGTCTGGTGATAGAGCCGGCCGGAATCACGATTCTGTTTTTGGTGGGGATCGGCCCGGCCTTGTTCAGCGGTGATGCCGGAGCGATTCGTGATGCGGTGCCGGCCCTCTCCGCTCTGCTTGTGGCGCTGCTGCGCATTTCCGGCCCGCTCCAGTCGATGTTCCGCAGTGTTAATCGTCTCCGCGGCGGTTTGCCGGAGATCGTGGATGCGCTGGAACTCCTCCGCCTGCAACCGGAGCGCTACCTGCTCTCTTCGCCGGGTGTGCCGACTCCGGAAGGGGTCATGCCCCGTCGCTTCATTCAGCTCAAGGATGTGAGCTTCCGTTACACCGCTGACGGGAAAGAGGTGATCCGGGATGTGAATCTCACCGTGCCGATCGGTGCGCGGATTGCCCTGGTGGGTCGCACCGGTAGCGGGAAAACCACCCTCGCCCATCTCCTTCTTGGTTTATTCCAGCCCACCAAAGGTGCTTTGTGCCTGGATGGGGTGGAGGTGGCGGCTCAGGAGCTCCCCGCCTGGCAGGCCAACTGTGCCTTTGTGCCTCAAAATATACGCCTTGTGGATGGCAGCATTCGCGACAATGTGGCCTTTGGTTGTGATCCCGACACCATTGATGATGATCGGGTCTGGAGTGCTCTGGAAGCCGCCCAGTTTGATGAATATGTGGCTGGCATGACCTACGGTCTCTACACGATGATCGGTGAGAACGGGATCAAATTGTCGGGTGGTCAGCGGCAGCGTCTGTCTTTGGCTCGGGCCTTTTTCCGCGGTGCCAAGGTTTTGGTGTTGGACGAAGCCACCAGCGCTCTTGATAACAAAACGGAGCACGACGTGATGCAGGCCCTCGACATCGTCGGTCGACGTTGCACCACGATTGTGATTGCCCATCGCCTCTCCACCGTCAAGAAGTGCGATCTGATTCATGAAATGGCGCAAGGGCGCGTCATCGCCAGTGGTGATTTCGAACAACTGCAGGAGCGCTCATCGTCCTTCCGCGCCATGGCTCTGATCGAGAACGGCTGA
- a CDS encoding glycosyltransferase, with translation MADFVVLATADWDHPLWTNKQHTALELAAQGHRVLYVESLGIRPPRVGAADRTRILRRLRRMLQLPRQRRDRLWVWSPPVLPGGHDGLGLGLNRRLLRNGLELACRWIGFRHPILWTYNPLTGLYLDIESFDGSVYHCVDRIQEQPGMPVQRLEVNEERLCRAVDVVFTTSPELQTSHLRWNANTLMFGNVADQAHFRRAMSGDRPCPQALATLPQPRLLFMGAIDAYKLDLELLLQLARRHSEWSLVLIGPVGETDPSTDVIELQACPNVHLMGPRPYGDLPDWLAHADLALLPLQMNGYTRHMFPMKFFEYLASGLPVVATAIPALQPHGDVAWLCPPDPTAFEQAITAALEGQGPTQEQRLERAADHTYASRTRAMLDQLDRVGLLAEAERQQAGPLAGYPSRRERFGQWCTGLGSQLLVALSHQLMRRGHPELALRCLQGRLRWGEGDRILLGGLVLPLVRCGAYGQAREVMDTLWLRYGHLGELKQLLFRRGNRPSEREEQVLLFEELVGSTVLPLHARNYCLVVMAHRCVDLDDQPRMRRCVMAIDAMATGLEQDPGTRLCRRANRRNRTKLLVSCYATLQRLHLGLQDFEALVALGRRALIFFDSLDLNRIDPDTSYRLTRNSLRVLSLNVIEAWRTKDHALLQQALQPMERLRVHCEQECFDDQSAQENHRGFADAMVQLSHELEAALPGDGLEAVRSLLVLMIRSERELSTEERRQRFADQIEPLFRAYLPQLERCREQPLP, from the coding sequence ATGGCCGATTTTGTTGTTCTCGCCACTGCCGACTGGGATCATCCTCTTTGGACGAACAAGCAACACACCGCACTTGAGCTGGCCGCCCAGGGCCATCGTGTGCTGTATGTCGAGTCGCTCGGCATTCGCCCGCCGCGGGTCGGTGCAGCCGATCGCACTCGGATCCTGCGGCGCTTGCGGCGGATGTTGCAGCTGCCGCGGCAGCGGCGTGATCGCCTGTGGGTTTGGTCGCCGCCCGTGCTCCCGGGCGGGCATGACGGACTTGGCCTGGGCCTGAACCGGCGTCTGCTACGCAACGGCTTGGAGTTGGCCTGCCGCTGGATCGGCTTCCGCCATCCAATTCTCTGGACCTACAACCCGCTCACCGGCCTTTATCTCGACATTGAGAGCTTCGATGGCAGCGTGTATCACTGCGTTGATCGGATTCAGGAGCAGCCGGGGATGCCGGTGCAGCGCCTCGAGGTGAACGAGGAGCGACTGTGCCGGGCCGTGGATGTGGTGTTCACCACCTCCCCGGAACTGCAGACCAGTCATCTCCGCTGGAATGCCAACACCCTGATGTTCGGCAACGTGGCCGACCAGGCCCATTTCCGCCGGGCGATGAGCGGCGATCGGCCCTGCCCTCAGGCGCTGGCCACCCTTCCACAGCCGCGGCTGCTGTTCATGGGGGCGATCGATGCCTACAAGCTCGATTTAGAGCTGCTGCTGCAGCTGGCCCGTCGCCATTCCGAGTGGTCGTTGGTGCTGATCGGTCCGGTGGGTGAAACCGATCCGAGCACGGATGTGATCGAGCTCCAGGCCTGCCCCAATGTGCACCTGATGGGCCCCCGCCCCTATGGAGATCTGCCCGATTGGCTCGCCCATGCCGATCTGGCCTTGTTGCCGCTCCAGATGAACGGTTACACACGCCATATGTTCCCGATGAAGTTCTTCGAATATCTGGCGTCTGGATTGCCGGTGGTGGCCACGGCCATTCCGGCGCTCCAGCCCCACGGCGATGTGGCCTGGCTCTGCCCACCGGATCCGACTGCGTTTGAGCAAGCGATCACCGCCGCCCTTGAGGGGCAGGGACCGACGCAGGAACAGCGCCTGGAGCGAGCCGCCGATCACACCTACGCCAGCCGCACCCGCGCCATGCTCGATCAACTCGACCGCGTGGGTCTGCTGGCGGAGGCGGAACGCCAGCAGGCAGGCCCGCTGGCGGGTTATCCAAGTCGCAGGGAGCGCTTTGGGCAATGGTGCACCGGTCTGGGATCGCAGCTGCTGGTGGCCCTGAGCCATCAACTGATGCGTCGCGGCCATCCCGAGTTGGCGCTGCGGTGTTTGCAGGGCCGCCTGCGCTGGGGCGAGGGGGATCGGATTCTGCTGGGGGGACTGGTGCTGCCGTTGGTGCGTTGTGGTGCCTATGGGCAGGCGCGGGAGGTGATGGACACGCTCTGGCTGCGTTACGGCCATCTGGGGGAGCTCAAGCAGTTGCTGTTTCGTCGCGGCAACCGCCCCTCCGAGCGTGAGGAGCAGGTGCTGCTCTTTGAGGAGCTGGTGGGCAGCACGGTGTTGCCACTCCACGCCCGGAACTATTGCCTGGTGGTGATGGCCCATCGCTGCGTCGATCTCGATGACCAGCCTCGGATGCGTCGCTGCGTGATGGCGATTGATGCGATGGCCACAGGGCTTGAGCAGGATCCGGGCACGCGTCTGTGCCGGCGGGCGAACCGCCGCAACCGCACCAAACTGCTGGTCTCCTGTTACGCCACCCTGCAGCGTCTGCACCTGGGCCTGCAGGATTTCGAGGCCTTGGTGGCCTTGGGACGTCGCGCCCTGATCTTTTTCGACAGCCTCGATCTCAACCGGATCGATCCAGACACGTCCTACCGACTCACCCGCAACAGCCTGAGGGTGCTGTCGCTCAATGTGATCGAGGCCTGGCGCACGAAGGACCATGCCCTGCTCCAGCAAGCGTTGCAGCCAATGGAGCGTCTGCGGGTCCACTGCGAGCAGGAATGCTTCGATGACCAGTCGGCCCAGGAAAATCACCGTGGCTTTGCCGATGCGATGGTGCAGCTCAGCCACGAGCTGGAGGCTGCGTTGCCAGGCGATGGGTTGGAGGCGGTGCGGAGCTTACTGGTGCTGATGATCCGCAGTGAGCGGGAGTTGAGCACGGAGGAGCGTCGCCAGCGGTTTGCCGATCAGATCGAGCCGCTGTTTCGCGCCTACCTGCCCCAGCTGGAACGCTGCCGTGAGCAACCCTTGCCATGA
- a CDS encoding glycosyltransferase, giving the protein MTSNGRRVVLYIDSLKLGGAERVTLTWAQWLQSAGWQPLLLTRKPRSWDFYPIPVGVIRVVEPADADWMQTLGALAFPFRIRRLRHWLQQERVDLAIGITSLPAIKLLFACRGLGVPCVVSERNFPPLKRIGPIWSALRRLSYPWAALHLVQTRAVGQWLTQHLHARRQLLLPNPVQWPLPAFHPQLDPEQWLAAAGVRSDDPVLLAVGTKAEQKGFDRLVRWFGELAPRHPRLQLVIVGLDEQPYHGRDQQADLLAGLRDQPELRFRLHFPGRVGNLAAWYARSQIFVLSSRYEGFPNVLLEAMAAGCCCVAADCPQGPADLVDNGVNGVLMPLETEDQTWVEQLDRLLRERASRVRFGAAATGVRERYAPTRLRRSLMEALEPLLSNPMDGRGG; this is encoded by the coding sequence ATGACCAGCAACGGCCGCCGGGTGGTGCTTTACATCGACAGCCTCAAGCTCGGTGGTGCCGAGCGGGTGACGCTCACCTGGGCCCAGTGGTTGCAGAGTGCTGGCTGGCAGCCGCTGCTGCTGACGCGCAAGCCCCGCAGTTGGGATTTCTATCCGATCCCGGTCGGTGTGATCAGGGTGGTGGAGCCCGCTGATGCTGACTGGATGCAAACGCTCGGTGCGCTGGCGTTTCCGTTCCGAATCCGGCGGCTGCGCCATTGGCTCCAACAGGAGCGCGTGGATCTGGCCATTGGCATCACCTCCCTGCCGGCGATCAAACTTCTGTTCGCCTGTCGCGGGCTGGGCGTGCCCTGTGTCGTGTCGGAGCGCAATTTTCCGCCCCTGAAGCGGATTGGCCCGATCTGGAGCGCCCTGCGCCGGCTCAGTTATCCATGGGCGGCCCTGCATCTGGTGCAGACCAGGGCGGTGGGGCAGTGGCTGACCCAGCACCTCCACGCCCGGCGCCAGCTGCTGCTGCCCAACCCCGTGCAGTGGCCCCTGCCCGCCTTCCATCCCCAGCTCGACCCGGAGCAATGGTTGGCGGCCGCCGGCGTCAGGTCGGATGACCCGGTCTTGTTGGCGGTGGGCACCAAGGCGGAGCAGAAGGGGTTTGACCGGCTGGTGCGTTGGTTTGGCGAGCTGGCGCCGCGCCATCCCCGGTTGCAGCTCGTGATTGTGGGCCTGGATGAGCAGCCTTATCACGGTCGTGATCAGCAGGCCGATCTCTTGGCTGGGTTGCGGGATCAGCCGGAGCTGCGATTCCGGCTTCACTTTCCCGGCCGGGTGGGCAACCTGGCGGCTTGGTATGCACGCAGCCAGATTTTCGTGTTGTCGTCTCGCTACGAGGGTTTCCCGAATGTGCTGCTGGAGGCGATGGCCGCCGGATGCTGCTGCGTGGCTGCCGACTGCCCCCAGGGACCTGCCGATCTAGTGGACAACGGCGTGAACGGTGTGCTGATGCCCCTGGAGACAGAGGATCAGACCTGGGTGGAGCAGCTGGATCGCCTCTTGCGCGAGCGGGCGAGCCGGGTCCGCTTCGGGGCCGCGGCAACGGGCGTGCGTGAGCGTTATGCACCCACTCGCCTGCGCCGAAGCCTGATGGAGGCGTTGGAGCCACTTCTGTCGAACCCGATGGATGGACGTGGTGGCTGA
- a CDS encoding ChbG/HpnK family deacetylase, which produces MNSRSLSSRVGLYGLVGVVAAAVHAGVLLGLGVLLPVWLANPLAFLAASVAGYLGHARVTFRPETGGERFARRWLLLQYGVNLAVCSLLPLVIRGLLPPPLELVVLVFTPTVLNALIWSRAARFSLQRRSDQLNPNAPRPRLHADDLGLSDATNRAILQLAQAGRLDGTSLLVNGPAAAAGVAGWKAVEAERPNLQLCLHLCLTEGPAAAPAATIPELVDARGHLRLSFGRWLLASLGPPRQQRRIAEQLGREIEAQIARFRQLCGPGPIHLDGHQHIHLVPLVLNTLLAMADREQIAWLRSTEEPLPTGLPLRCWWEAWRQAGLLKWLVLQLLSQRARRPMRRHGLSSNRSFAGVLFTGQMAGAPLNAAWRELQRLAGQEQAGETAPLLLAHPGAPLDTDLKALGFAVSQPFAASSWRQREWRALQAL; this is translated from the coding sequence ATGAATTCAAGGTCACTCAGCAGCCGCGTGGGGCTTTATGGCCTGGTGGGCGTCGTGGCCGCCGCGGTGCACGCTGGCGTGCTGCTCGGCCTTGGTGTGTTGCTGCCGGTGTGGCTGGCCAACCCCCTCGCCTTCCTGGCCGCCTCCGTGGCGGGCTATCTGGGCCATGCCCGTGTCACCTTCCGGCCGGAGACCGGCGGCGAACGCTTCGCCCGCCGCTGGTTGCTGCTCCAATACGGCGTGAACCTGGCAGTGTGCAGCCTGTTGCCGCTGGTGATCCGCGGCCTGCTGCCGCCACCGCTGGAGCTGGTGGTGCTGGTGTTCACGCCCACCGTGCTCAACGCCCTGATCTGGTCGCGGGCGGCCCGTTTCAGCCTGCAGAGGCGCAGCGACCAACTCAACCCGAACGCCCCCCGGCCCCGCCTCCATGCCGACGATCTCGGCCTCAGCGACGCCACCAACCGGGCGATCCTGCAGCTGGCGCAAGCCGGCCGACTCGATGGCACCAGCCTGCTGGTGAACGGCCCGGCGGCGGCAGCGGGTGTCGCCGGCTGGAAGGCCGTGGAAGCGGAGCGGCCCAATCTGCAGCTCTGTCTGCATCTCTGCCTCACCGAGGGCCCGGCGGCGGCACCAGCAGCAACGATTCCCGAGCTGGTGGATGCACGGGGCCACCTGCGCCTCTCCTTCGGGCGCTGGCTGCTCGCCTCCCTGGGGCCACCACGCCAGCAACGCCGCATCGCGGAGCAACTCGGCCGGGAGATCGAGGCCCAGATCGCCCGCTTCCGCCAACTATGCGGCCCCGGCCCGATCCACCTCGACGGCCATCAGCACATCCATCTCGTGCCTTTGGTGCTGAACACACTTCTGGCGATGGCCGATCGGGAACAGATCGCGTGGCTGCGCAGCACCGAGGAACCCCTACCCACCGGTCTGCCCCTGCGCTGCTGGTGGGAGGCCTGGCGCCAGGCCGGACTGCTCAAGTGGCTGGTGCTGCAGCTGCTCAGCCAGCGGGCGCGCCGACCGATGCGACGCCACGGCCTCAGCAGCAACCGCAGCTTTGCCGGCGTGCTCTTCACCGGCCAGATGGCCGGCGCTCCGCTGAATGCCGCCTGGCGAGAGCTGCAACGCCTGGCTGGGCAGGAGCAGGCTGGTGAAACAGCCCCCCTGCTGCTGGCCCACCCCGGCGCCCCCCTCGACACGGATCTGAAGGCGTTGGGGTTCGCCGTGTCGCAACCGTTTGCCGCCTCCAGTTGGCGCCAACGCGAGTGGCGTGCTCTGCAGGCGCTGTGA
- a CDS encoding glycosyltransferase family 2 protein, which translates to MPNPSGVWVVAACFNEQDVITTFIDRVLAVPGVHQLVLIDDGSRDATVERILTWQAQHQEAPITLLELTRNFGKEAAMLAGLDYVAGRCEAAVLIDSDLQHPPELIKLMVAEWRAGAEVVTAVRDDRDQESRLKVASASWFYRVFNRLVDSIQLQEGAGDYRLLDAPVVEALIRLRESSRFSKGLLPWTGYRSVELPYQRVSRVGGTTSWSPLKLFGYAFDGIFSFSVLPLKVWSVIGACVSLLSLIYALVIVLDTLLTGVDVPGYATLSVAILFLGGIQLIGIGVLGEYIGRIYVEAKARPHYFIRCIHHS; encoded by the coding sequence ATGCCGAACCCCAGTGGTGTGTGGGTGGTGGCGGCTTGCTTCAACGAGCAGGACGTGATCACGACCTTCATCGACCGGGTGTTGGCGGTGCCCGGAGTGCACCAGCTCGTGCTCATCGATGACGGCTCCCGCGATGCCACGGTGGAGCGGATCCTGACCTGGCAGGCCCAGCACCAGGAGGCGCCGATCACCCTGCTGGAGCTGACCCGCAACTTCGGTAAGGAGGCGGCGATGCTGGCCGGCCTGGATTACGTGGCGGGTCGCTGCGAGGCGGCGGTGCTGATTGATTCCGACTTGCAGCACCCGCCGGAGCTGATCAAGCTGATGGTGGCCGAGTGGCGGGCTGGCGCGGAAGTGGTGACCGCCGTGCGCGATGACCGCGACCAGGAATCGCGCCTGAAGGTGGCGAGCGCCTCCTGGTTTTATCGGGTGTTCAACCGGCTGGTGGATTCGATTCAGCTGCAGGAGGGTGCCGGCGACTACCGCCTGCTCGATGCTCCGGTGGTGGAGGCGCTCATCCGACTGCGCGAATCCAGTCGTTTCTCCAAAGGGCTGCTGCCCTGGACCGGTTATCGCAGTGTTGAGCTGCCCTACCAGCGGGTCAGCCGGGTGGGCGGCACCACCTCCTGGAGTCCGCTCAAGCTGTTTGGCTATGCCTTCGACGGCATCTTTTCCTTCTCGGTGTTGCCCCTGAAGGTGTGGAGCGTGATCGGCGCCTGTGTGTCGCTGCTGAGCCTGATCTATGCCCTGGTGATCGTGCTCGACACCCTGCTCACGGGTGTGGATGTGCCCGGTTACGCCACCTTGAGCGTGGCGATTCTGTTTCTCGGTGGCATTCAGCTGATCGGCATCGGCGTGCTCGGGGAGTACATCGGTCGGATTTATGTGGAGGCCAAGGCCCGCCCCCACTACTTCATCCGCTGCATCCACCACAGCTGA
- a CDS encoding heme oxygenase (biliverdin-producing), which produces MSVALAAQLREGTKKSHTMAENTGFVSCFLKGVVDKGSYRTLVADLYVVYSAMEEEMARLSGHPVLAPIAFPELNRREALEQDLAYYYGSDWAQAVKATPAAEAYVARIRQVAQESPELLVGHHYTRYLGDLSGGQILKTIAQKAMNLSGDEGLNFYSFPAIADEKAFKTTYRAAMDQLPIDQATADRIVEEANHAFHLNMTMFQELEGNLVAAIGKVLFGFLTRRQRAGSTEAVAA; this is translated from the coding sequence ATGTCCGTCGCTCTGGCTGCCCAGCTGCGTGAAGGCACCAAGAAGTCGCACACCATGGCCGAGAACACTGGCTTTGTGAGCTGCTTCCTCAAGGGCGTCGTCGATAAGGGCAGCTACCGCACCCTGGTGGCCGACCTGTATGTGGTCTACAGCGCCATGGAAGAGGAGATGGCCCGCCTGTCCGGCCACCCTGTGCTCGCGCCGATTGCCTTTCCGGAGCTGAACCGGCGTGAAGCCCTCGAGCAGGACCTGGCCTATTACTACGGTTCCGACTGGGCCCAGGCGGTGAAGGCCACTCCCGCCGCCGAGGCTTATGTGGCGCGCATCCGGCAGGTGGCTCAGGAGTCTCCTGAGCTGCTGGTGGGGCATCACTACACCCGCTACCTGGGCGATCTCTCCGGCGGCCAGATCCTGAAGACGATCGCCCAGAAGGCCATGAACCTGAGCGGTGATGAGGGTCTGAATTTCTACTCCTTCCCGGCCATCGCCGATGAGAAGGCGTTCAAGACCACCTATCGCGCTGCGATGGATCAGTTGCCGATCGATCAGGCCACCGCTGATCGGATCGTGGAGGAGGCCAACCATGCCTTCCACCTCAATATGACGATGTTCCAGGAGCTGGAGGGCAACCTGGTGGCCGCGATCGGCAAGGTGCTCTTCGGCTTCCTCACGCGCCGCCAGCGCGCCGGCAGCACGGAGGCCGTGGCGGCTTGA